The following coding sequences lie in one Arachis ipaensis cultivar K30076 chromosome B05, Araip1.1, whole genome shotgun sequence genomic window:
- the LOC107644247 gene encoding nuclear poly(A) polymerase 1 isoform X2, with translation MVIHGLSNLSNGQQRLGITEPISLAGPTEYDVIKTRELEKYLQDAGLYESQEEAVVREEVLGRLDQIVKTWVKTISHAKGLNDQLVHEANAKIFTFGSYRLGVHGPGADIDTLCVGPRHATREEDFFGELHKMLLEMPQVTELHPVPDAHVPVMKFKFNGISIDLLYARLALWVIPEDLDISQDSILQNADEQTVLSLNGCRVTDQVLRLVPNIQNFHTTLRCMRFWAKRRGVYSNVSGFLGGINLALLVARICQLYPNALPNMLVSRFFRVYTQWRWPNPVMLCAIEEGSLGLPIWDPRRNPRDRYHLMPIITPAYPCMNSTYNVTSSTLRIMSQEFQRGSEICEEMEAGDADWDTLFERYPFFEAYKNYLRIDIAAENADDLRQWKGWVESRLRQLTLKIERHTYGMLQCHPHPGEFSDKSRPFHHCYFMGLQRKQGVPVNEGEQFDIRLTVDEFKHSVNAYTLLKPGMGIHVSHVKRRNIPNFVFPGGVRPSHPSKITWDSKRSSELRVSGQNGQAEMSQGAVSGADDGRKRKRSEDNMDDNSKVSKSLTSLTPFSREVHEDRTFISASSTCSVKFDETEVNNMGDQKSEKPSLQFPSGDSETNGSLRINRELDPILPVTDTSVSKEEKLSSDKIISGPYEAHQPQAFPEEPEELEDNNAGSNQVRENGRDMKRDNSDSSISKLAVSEHPVISKETCSTQLCTNGGLEELEVNHLLLCMNPAPLPQKKPLIRLNFTSLGKASDKEGT, from the exons ATGGTGATCCATGGATTGAGCAATCTCAGTAATGGTCAACAAAGATTAGGCATAACTGAGCCTATTTCATTGGCTGGACCAACTGAGTATGATGTGATCAAGACCCGGGAACTTGAGAAG TACTTGCAAGATGCTGGATTATATGAGAGTCAGGAGGAGGCAGTGGTTAGGGAGGAAGTTCTTGGCAGGCTAGACCAG ATTGTGAAGACATGGGTTAAAACCATAAGCCATGCAAAGGGACTCAATGATCAACTGGTGCATGAAGCAAATGCCAAGATTTTCACCTTTGGCTCATATCGGCTAGGG GTACATGGCCCCGGAGCTGATATAGACACTCTTTGTGTGGGACCTAGACATGCAACCCGAGAA gaGGATTTCTTTGGTGAGCTACATAAGATGCTATTGGAGATGCCACAGGTAACAGAGTTGCACCCTGTGCCTGACGCTCATGTCCCTGTGATGAAATTCAAGTTCAATGGAATTTCTATAGATCTCCTGTATGCAAGATTAGCTTTGTGGGTTATTCCTGAG GACTTAGATATATCGCAAGATTCAATATTGCAAAATGCAGATGAACAAACTGTTCTTAGTCTTAATGGTTGCAGAGTAACTGATCAAGTCTTACGTTTGGTTCCTAATATTCAG AATTTTCACACCACATTGAGATGCATGAGGTTTTGGGCAAAGCGTCGTGGTGTTTATTCAAAT GTTTCAGGTTTTCTTGGTGGTATAAACTTGGCATTGCTTGTTGCCCGAATATGCCAGCTATATCCTAATGCACTGCCTAATATGTTAGTGTCTCGATTCTTTAGGGTATATACTCAGTGGCGGTGGCCTAATCCAGTCATGCTTTGTGCTATTGAAGAAGGATCTCTTGGACTTCCTATTTGGGATCCTAGAAGAAATCCCAGGGATAGATATCATTTGATGCCTATAATTACTCCTGCTTATCCTTGCATGAACTCTACCTACAATGTGACATCAAGTACTTTGCGTATTATGTCACAGGAATTTCAGAGGGGAAGTGAAATATGTGAG GAAATGGAGGCAGGAGATGCTGATTGGGACACCCTTTTTGAGCGTTATCCCTTTTTTGAAGCTTACAAGAATTATCTACGGATTGACATTGCTGCGGAGAATGCGGATGATCTCAGACAATGGAAGGGCTGGGTCGAATCTCGCCTCCGGCAGTTGACACTGAAG ATTGAGAGGCACACTTATGGCATGCTTCAATGTCATCCACACCCTGGTGAATTTTCAGACAAATCTAGACCTTTCCATCATTGTTACTTTATGGGACTTCAGCGTAAGCAAGGAGTTCCAGTGAATGAAGGTGAACAATTTGATATAAGGCTAACCGTTGACGAATTCAAGCACTCTGTTAATGCATATACTCTATTGAAACCTGGAATGGGCATCCATGTTTCCCATGTGAAACGACGTAATATACCTAACTTTGTATTTCCTGGTGGTGTCCGACCTTCCCACCCATCTAAAATAACTTGGGACAGTAAACGAAGTTCTGAATTAAGGGTTTCTGGCCAGAATGGCCAAGCAGAAATGTCTCAAGGAGCTGTATCTGGAGCAGATGACGGGAGGAAGAGAAAACGATCGGAGGACAACATGGATGATAACTCGAAGGTTTCCAAGTCCTTAACATCTTTAACGCCCTTCAGCCGGGAAGTTCACGAAGATAGAACTTTCATTAGCGCTTCCAGTACTTGTTCTGTGAAGTTTGATGAGACTGAAGTTAACAATATGGGTGACCAAAAGAGTGAGAAACCTTCTTTACAATTTCCGTCTGGAGATAGTGAGACCAATGGATCATTGAGAATCAACAGAGAACTCGACCCTATACTTCCCGTTACTGATACATCTGTTTCTAAAGAAGAAAAGCTATCCAGTGACAAGATCATATCTGGTCCATATGAAGCACATCAACCTCAAGCATTTCCAGAAGAACCTGAAGAGCTTGAAGATAATAATGCGGGTAGTAATCAAGTTAGAGAGAATGGTCGGGATATGAAAAGAGACAACTCGGACTCTTCAATCTCAAAGTTGGCTGTCTCGGAACATCCAGTTATTTCCAAGGAAACATGTTCGACTCAGTTATGCACTAATGGGGGCTTGGAGGAGCTTGAGGTTAACCACTTATTATT ATGCATGAATCCTGCACCTCTACCTCAGAAGAAGCCTCTTATCAG GTTGAACTTCACCTCTTTAGGGAAAGCTTCTGACAAAGAAGGTACTTAG
- the LOC107644247 gene encoding nuclear poly(A) polymerase 1 isoform X1, producing the protein MVIHGLSNLSNGQQRLGITEPISLAGPTEYDVIKTRELEKYLQDAGLYESQEEAVVREEVLGRLDQIVKTWVKTISHAKGLNDQLVHEANAKIFTFGSYRLGVHGPGADIDTLCVGPRHATREEDFFGELHKMLLEMPQVTELHPVPDAHVPVMKFKFNGISIDLLYARLALWVIPEDLDISQDSILQNADEQTVLSLNGCRVTDQVLRLVPNIQNFHTTLRCMRFWAKRRGVYSNVSGFLGGINLALLVARICQLYPNALPNMLVSRFFRVYTQWRWPNPVMLCAIEEGSLGLPIWDPRRNPRDRYHLMPIITPAYPCMNSTYNVTSSTLRIMSQEFQRGSEICEEMEAGDADWDTLFERYPFFEAYKNYLRIDIAAENADDLRQWKGWVESRLRQLTLKIERHTYGMLQCHPHPGEFSDKSRPFHHCYFMGLQRKQGVPVNEGEQFDIRLTVDEFKHSVNAYTLLKPGMGIHVSHVKRRNIPNFVFPGGVRPSHPSKITWDSKRSSELRVSGQNGQAEMSQGAVSGADDGRKRKRSEDNMDDNSKVSKSLTSLTPFSREVHEDRTFISASSTCSVKFDETEVNNMGDQKSEKPSLQFPSGDSETNGSLRINRELDPILPVTDTSVSKEEKLSSDKIISGPYEAHQPQAFPEEPEELEDNNAGSNQVRENGRDMKRDNSDSSISKLAVSEHPVISKETCSTQLCTNGGLEELEVNHLLLLKFGRFRLSYSIYTTIVDSRYHFFMNFVQLSLQIFLKILPNLYDSYNYKLGWI; encoded by the exons ATGGTGATCCATGGATTGAGCAATCTCAGTAATGGTCAACAAAGATTAGGCATAACTGAGCCTATTTCATTGGCTGGACCAACTGAGTATGATGTGATCAAGACCCGGGAACTTGAGAAG TACTTGCAAGATGCTGGATTATATGAGAGTCAGGAGGAGGCAGTGGTTAGGGAGGAAGTTCTTGGCAGGCTAGACCAG ATTGTGAAGACATGGGTTAAAACCATAAGCCATGCAAAGGGACTCAATGATCAACTGGTGCATGAAGCAAATGCCAAGATTTTCACCTTTGGCTCATATCGGCTAGGG GTACATGGCCCCGGAGCTGATATAGACACTCTTTGTGTGGGACCTAGACATGCAACCCGAGAA gaGGATTTCTTTGGTGAGCTACATAAGATGCTATTGGAGATGCCACAGGTAACAGAGTTGCACCCTGTGCCTGACGCTCATGTCCCTGTGATGAAATTCAAGTTCAATGGAATTTCTATAGATCTCCTGTATGCAAGATTAGCTTTGTGGGTTATTCCTGAG GACTTAGATATATCGCAAGATTCAATATTGCAAAATGCAGATGAACAAACTGTTCTTAGTCTTAATGGTTGCAGAGTAACTGATCAAGTCTTACGTTTGGTTCCTAATATTCAG AATTTTCACACCACATTGAGATGCATGAGGTTTTGGGCAAAGCGTCGTGGTGTTTATTCAAAT GTTTCAGGTTTTCTTGGTGGTATAAACTTGGCATTGCTTGTTGCCCGAATATGCCAGCTATATCCTAATGCACTGCCTAATATGTTAGTGTCTCGATTCTTTAGGGTATATACTCAGTGGCGGTGGCCTAATCCAGTCATGCTTTGTGCTATTGAAGAAGGATCTCTTGGACTTCCTATTTGGGATCCTAGAAGAAATCCCAGGGATAGATATCATTTGATGCCTATAATTACTCCTGCTTATCCTTGCATGAACTCTACCTACAATGTGACATCAAGTACTTTGCGTATTATGTCACAGGAATTTCAGAGGGGAAGTGAAATATGTGAG GAAATGGAGGCAGGAGATGCTGATTGGGACACCCTTTTTGAGCGTTATCCCTTTTTTGAAGCTTACAAGAATTATCTACGGATTGACATTGCTGCGGAGAATGCGGATGATCTCAGACAATGGAAGGGCTGGGTCGAATCTCGCCTCCGGCAGTTGACACTGAAG ATTGAGAGGCACACTTATGGCATGCTTCAATGTCATCCACACCCTGGTGAATTTTCAGACAAATCTAGACCTTTCCATCATTGTTACTTTATGGGACTTCAGCGTAAGCAAGGAGTTCCAGTGAATGAAGGTGAACAATTTGATATAAGGCTAACCGTTGACGAATTCAAGCACTCTGTTAATGCATATACTCTATTGAAACCTGGAATGGGCATCCATGTTTCCCATGTGAAACGACGTAATATACCTAACTTTGTATTTCCTGGTGGTGTCCGACCTTCCCACCCATCTAAAATAACTTGGGACAGTAAACGAAGTTCTGAATTAAGGGTTTCTGGCCAGAATGGCCAAGCAGAAATGTCTCAAGGAGCTGTATCTGGAGCAGATGACGGGAGGAAGAGAAAACGATCGGAGGACAACATGGATGATAACTCGAAGGTTTCCAAGTCCTTAACATCTTTAACGCCCTTCAGCCGGGAAGTTCACGAAGATAGAACTTTCATTAGCGCTTCCAGTACTTGTTCTGTGAAGTTTGATGAGACTGAAGTTAACAATATGGGTGACCAAAAGAGTGAGAAACCTTCTTTACAATTTCCGTCTGGAGATAGTGAGACCAATGGATCATTGAGAATCAACAGAGAACTCGACCCTATACTTCCCGTTACTGATACATCTGTTTCTAAAGAAGAAAAGCTATCCAGTGACAAGATCATATCTGGTCCATATGAAGCACATCAACCTCAAGCATTTCCAGAAGAACCTGAAGAGCTTGAAGATAATAATGCGGGTAGTAATCAAGTTAGAGAGAATGGTCGGGATATGAAAAGAGACAACTCGGACTCTTCAATCTCAAAGTTGGCTGTCTCGGAACATCCAGTTATTTCCAAGGAAACATGTTCGACTCAGTTATGCACTAATGGGGGCTTGGAGGAGCTTGAGGTTAACCACTTATTATTGCTTAAATTTGGAAGATTTAGATTGTCATATTCAATTTATACAACAATTGTAGATTCTAGATACCATTTTTTCATGAATTTCGTGCAATTGTCACTGCAAATATTTCTCAAAATTCTGCCAAATCTGTATGACAGCTATAATTACAAGTTAGGTTGGATCTAA
- the LOC107644247 gene encoding nuclear poly(A) polymerase 1 isoform X3, protein MVIHGLSNLSNGQQRLGITEPISLAGPTEYDVIKTRELEKYLQDAGLYESQEEAVVREEVLGRLDQIVKTWVKTISHAKGLNDQLVHEANAKIFTFGSYRLGVHGPGADIDTLCVGPRHATREEDFFGELHKMLLEMPQVTELHPVPDAHVPVMKFKFNGISIDLLYARLALWVIPEDLDISQDSILQNADEQTVLSLNGCRVTDQVLRLVPNIQNFHTTLRCMRFWAKRRGVYSNVSGFLGGINLALLVARICQLYPNALPNMLVSRFFRVYTQWRWPNPVMLCAIEEGSLGLPIWDPRRNPRDRYHLMPIITPAYPCMNSTYNVTSSTLRIMSQEFQRGSEICEEMEAGDADWDTLFERYPFFEAYKNYLRIDIAAENADDLRQWKGWVESRLRQLTLKIERHTYGMLQCHPHPGEFSDKSRPFHHCYFMGLQRKQGVPVNEGEQFDIRLTVDEFKHSVNAYTLLKPGMGIHVSHVKRRNIPNFVFPGGVRPSHPSKITWDSKRSSELRVSGQNGQAEMSQGAVSGADDGRKRKRSEDNMDDNSKVSKSLTSLTPFSREVHEDRTFISASSTCSVKFDETEVNNMGDQKSEKPSLQFPSGDSETNGSLRINRELDPILPVTDTSVSKEEKLSSDKIISGPYEAHQPQAFPEEPEELEDNNAGSNQVRENGRDMKRDNSDSSISKLAVSEHPVISKETCSTQLCTNGGLEELEVNHLYA, encoded by the exons ATGGTGATCCATGGATTGAGCAATCTCAGTAATGGTCAACAAAGATTAGGCATAACTGAGCCTATTTCATTGGCTGGACCAACTGAGTATGATGTGATCAAGACCCGGGAACTTGAGAAG TACTTGCAAGATGCTGGATTATATGAGAGTCAGGAGGAGGCAGTGGTTAGGGAGGAAGTTCTTGGCAGGCTAGACCAG ATTGTGAAGACATGGGTTAAAACCATAAGCCATGCAAAGGGACTCAATGATCAACTGGTGCATGAAGCAAATGCCAAGATTTTCACCTTTGGCTCATATCGGCTAGGG GTACATGGCCCCGGAGCTGATATAGACACTCTTTGTGTGGGACCTAGACATGCAACCCGAGAA gaGGATTTCTTTGGTGAGCTACATAAGATGCTATTGGAGATGCCACAGGTAACAGAGTTGCACCCTGTGCCTGACGCTCATGTCCCTGTGATGAAATTCAAGTTCAATGGAATTTCTATAGATCTCCTGTATGCAAGATTAGCTTTGTGGGTTATTCCTGAG GACTTAGATATATCGCAAGATTCAATATTGCAAAATGCAGATGAACAAACTGTTCTTAGTCTTAATGGTTGCAGAGTAACTGATCAAGTCTTACGTTTGGTTCCTAATATTCAG AATTTTCACACCACATTGAGATGCATGAGGTTTTGGGCAAAGCGTCGTGGTGTTTATTCAAAT GTTTCAGGTTTTCTTGGTGGTATAAACTTGGCATTGCTTGTTGCCCGAATATGCCAGCTATATCCTAATGCACTGCCTAATATGTTAGTGTCTCGATTCTTTAGGGTATATACTCAGTGGCGGTGGCCTAATCCAGTCATGCTTTGTGCTATTGAAGAAGGATCTCTTGGACTTCCTATTTGGGATCCTAGAAGAAATCCCAGGGATAGATATCATTTGATGCCTATAATTACTCCTGCTTATCCTTGCATGAACTCTACCTACAATGTGACATCAAGTACTTTGCGTATTATGTCACAGGAATTTCAGAGGGGAAGTGAAATATGTGAG GAAATGGAGGCAGGAGATGCTGATTGGGACACCCTTTTTGAGCGTTATCCCTTTTTTGAAGCTTACAAGAATTATCTACGGATTGACATTGCTGCGGAGAATGCGGATGATCTCAGACAATGGAAGGGCTGGGTCGAATCTCGCCTCCGGCAGTTGACACTGAAG ATTGAGAGGCACACTTATGGCATGCTTCAATGTCATCCACACCCTGGTGAATTTTCAGACAAATCTAGACCTTTCCATCATTGTTACTTTATGGGACTTCAGCGTAAGCAAGGAGTTCCAGTGAATGAAGGTGAACAATTTGATATAAGGCTAACCGTTGACGAATTCAAGCACTCTGTTAATGCATATACTCTATTGAAACCTGGAATGGGCATCCATGTTTCCCATGTGAAACGACGTAATATACCTAACTTTGTATTTCCTGGTGGTGTCCGACCTTCCCACCCATCTAAAATAACTTGGGACAGTAAACGAAGTTCTGAATTAAGGGTTTCTGGCCAGAATGGCCAAGCAGAAATGTCTCAAGGAGCTGTATCTGGAGCAGATGACGGGAGGAAGAGAAAACGATCGGAGGACAACATGGATGATAACTCGAAGGTTTCCAAGTCCTTAACATCTTTAACGCCCTTCAGCCGGGAAGTTCACGAAGATAGAACTTTCATTAGCGCTTCCAGTACTTGTTCTGTGAAGTTTGATGAGACTGAAGTTAACAATATGGGTGACCAAAAGAGTGAGAAACCTTCTTTACAATTTCCGTCTGGAGATAGTGAGACCAATGGATCATTGAGAATCAACAGAGAACTCGACCCTATACTTCCCGTTACTGATACATCTGTTTCTAAAGAAGAAAAGCTATCCAGTGACAAGATCATATCTGGTCCATATGAAGCACATCAACCTCAAGCATTTCCAGAAGAACCTGAAGAGCTTGAAGATAATAATGCGGGTAGTAATCAAGTTAGAGAGAATGGTCGGGATATGAAAAGAGACAACTCGGACTCTTCAATCTCAAAGTTGGCTGTCTCGGAACATCCAGTTATTTCCAAGGAAACATGTTCGACTCAGTTATGCACTAATGGGGGCTTGGAGGAGCTTGAGGTTAACCACTTAT ATGCATGA